The Pongo pygmaeus isolate AG05252 chromosome 7, NHGRI_mPonPyg2-v2.0_pri, whole genome shotgun sequence DNA segment CCCGGGGCAACCCGGCAAATGTCTCTGCCTTCCACTGGGCTGCAGACACTTTCTTCAATGTGTTGTGAGTCCCACtcctggggagggggagaggcTCCCCTGCCAAGTTCGGCTCCTCCTCAGACACTCTTCTCCTGCCCTGCCGTATCTTAGAGTGCTCCTGATGCTTTGTAGTCGCTCCCCAGTTACAGTTTGTGATTCTTCCTGTTAAACTTTCCTTGTTCAAATCACTGCACAGTTTCCATCTCCTGAGTGGACCCTGTGTATCTTTGGTGCATCTCCATGGCCACTCTAACCCCATACGCCTCTGAAAGAGCCCTGCTCAGACTTCCCCAGCTCTCTCAGCTCTCTGCGGCTGTGAAGAATGAACATGGAAAAAGGTGCAGGTTGCTGGTGTTTTCTGAGCTCTCCCTCTCTTCGGCCTGTTTGTGCTACCCTGCTCAGCTTTCAGCACTGGTCTTACTTGGGAAGATTCCGAGAATAAGGCATAGGGATCTGTCCGTGCTTCTCATGTACAAAtggctctttcctttctctttcagaaAACGTTCAATGTGGCTACAGGCCTGCTTTTCCAAACTCATCATGGTTACCATTTCATGAACGGCTTCAAGTCCAGAATGGTGAGTTCCCGTGGCAAGTGAGTATCCAGATGTCACGGAAACACCTCTGTGGAGGCTCAATCATACATCGGTGGTGGGTTCTGACAGCCGCACATTGCTTCCCAAGAACCCTGTAAGTGTCTTCATCTACATCCTCCCGTCTTGTCAATGTATTGTCTGGGCTGGGCAGCTCAGTAGGCTGGTGCACAGGCCTATGAAGCCCTAGGTTCTATGTGCAAAATGTTGCATTGGCTTTGTACCCCAGGGTCTCTGCTGTACACCCACTCTCTCCCCTTTATTTAGCCAACCATATCCAAATGTGGGCTGCTAGTCAGAGCTATGCACCCAGTACATCCAACACACTCTCTCCTGCCTGTCATCTGTGTCTGAAGACAACACACTGGAGTCATTGATTGAACACCTTcctgttgagcacctactatgtattgTTCCAAGTGCTGCGGACATAGGAGTTGACGAGACTGCCAAGGTCTCTGTCATCAAGGAGCTTACAATCTCATCTCTCAGAGGGATTCGTTCCTCTTCTTTTGGTCAGGAGAGTTTCCCTGGACTGTCAACCCACTGGTTCAGAGATTTGTCAGAGCTTGGGCCCCTGATTCCTACCTGATCCTAGCCATGCTCCAGACCACTGTAGCTCATCTACTGCACTGGACTTCTCCTTAGTTGTCAACTCACTGTTTACAAATGTGTCTACGAATGTGAATTGCACTATCACCCTTGTTAGCACTGGTGTTTTTATATTCGTTCTTTAGGTTAGACACGGCCGTGGTAAATGTCACTGTGGTCATGGGAACGAGAACATTCAGCAACATCCACTCAGAGAGAAAGCAAGTGCAGAAGGTCATTATTCACAAAGATTACAAACCGCCCCAGCTCGACAGTGACCTTTCTCTGCTTCTACTTGCCACACCAGTGCAATTCAGCAATTTCAAAATGCCTGTCTGCctgcaggaggaggagaggaccTGGGACCGGTGTTGGATGGCAGAGTGGGTAATGACCAATGGGTATGGTACGTGCCCTCTTTTCAGAACCCATAGAAAGCCCCAATGTAGGGTACCCTAGGCTAGAGAGCATGATGCTTTGGGTGTGGGAATGCTTGGGTCTGAATTGTGGCTTTATCTCTCTTGAGCTCCTTCACCTTCCTcaccttcagttttctcatctgcagaatgCCAGGAACACCTCCTCAAAAAAGGTATGGGGATTAAATTAAATGAGATCCcctaggattaaaaaaaaaagcctaggacaTAGAATAATCTCAAAATAGGAGACCGATGATAATTTTTGTGGAGCCAAAAGCATGATAAGCCAGTTTGGATATTCCCACCTGTGGCTCTTTGATGATGGCCATCTCCCCATCTATTGGCCACATCATGTAAAACACCATCCCAAGATAGCTCTGAGCCAGTGATTCTCCAACCAAGCTCCATTACGGATGACTCCACCCCTTTCCCTGCAAGGCACCAGGCTGCCTGGCCAGGGAAGATCTCTGGGATGGTGGGAGTGTGGTGGGGAGAAGGCCAAGAGTTCCCCTGGCATTGTGGTCAGTTCCTTCCTACAAAGTGGCGACCAGATGTGTCTTCTTCTTGGTTTCTCCATTTGGCTTGGTGAAGACACTGGACAACACCATTTCAGAGGTTGGGCTGCTCTGATCCTCTGCATGGGGCAAAGCCTGGCTGTGAAGAGATGGTGGGGCCAGGGAGGACCTTCATTCCAAATTCCCCTGGCAGGGGCTGAGGCTGGGACTTTTGTGGGCTGCTTCTGGAGAGAGTGAGCTTCCCACAGGAAGCACATTTAGTGGAGGAACTTCTTGTTGGGGCTGTTGGAGAGGAGACTGAAGTCATCCCAGGCATCCATGCCCTGTGAATTTGTGATCTGCTGGACGTTGGTGGCCTCCCAGGCTTCCATGCTGATCGCGTGTGGGCTGTTCACTGTTGGCGGCTGATGCAGTGCTCACTCTCACACCAGCTTTCTCCCTTTGTCAGACCAATATGATGACTTAaacatgcacctggaaaagctgagAGTGGTGCAGATTAGCCGCAAAGAATGCGCCAAGAGGGTAAACCAGCTGTCCAGGAACATGATTTGTGCTTGGAAGGAACCAGGCACCAATGGTATCTGCAAGGTACTCACCCctgcccagccccctcctccctccaggtACCCCATCACTTTCTGGGTTCCCAAATTGGGGGTCCCTAGCCTACACCACTAGGACCCTCCCATTTCCCCTCCATGTTCTTGCTGGAGGTACCACTGATTGCAGACTAttgttccttttctcattcccaGGGAGACAGTGGCACACCTCTGGTTTGTGCTATTTATGGAACCCAGAGACTCTTCCAAGTGGGTGTCTTCAGTTGGGGCATAAGATCTGGCTCCAGGGGGAGACCTGGTATGTTTGTGTCTGTGGCTCAATTTATTCCATGGATCCAGGAGGAGACAGAAAAGGAGGGGAAAGCCTACACCGTAATCTCAGGATCCACGAGAAGCTCACTGGTGTGTGTTCCTCAGTACCCCTTCTTGCTAGGATTGGGGTCTCAAATGCTGCTGGCCACCATGTTTACCGGTGATAAACCTAATTGCTAAGCTTTGGACCcatgctttttccttctctttcttctctctcctctcttcctttccattctcataCAAGCATCTGTGGAGCATCTGCTGTGGGGTAGCATCTACACTGGCCCCCAGAAGTTAGACATGGACTCAATTCTCCCAAATCTCACGGTCTAATGAAGGAATGTTAAACACAATGCTAAGAAGAGGCACGAGCAGTGCATGGGGAATCCCAGAGGAAGACAATAACCTTCAACAAAGAAGGATGGTTTCAGGAAAGCATTGGAAACTCAACCTTGGGAAATCACTTATGTTTCTtgatctcagtttccttatccatgAAAAAGGAGATTCCATTAGATGAAATGTAAGGTCTTTCATCACGCCAACATTCTGTAATGCTTAATAACTTACTTCTCTCATGGAACGCAATATTACCTCGTCATTGCCCCACTCTAATTCT contains these protein-coding regions:
- the PRSS51 gene encoding serine protease-like protein 51 isoform X3, translated to MLSALAGGKRLAILDWNDKKMFQLLIPLLLALKGHAQDDPENVQCGYRPAFPNSSWLPFHERLQVQNGEFPWQVSIQMSRKHLCGGSIIHRWWVLTAAHCFPRTLLDTAVVNVTVVMGTRTFSNIHSERKQVQKVIIHKDYKPPQLDSDLSLLLLATPVQFSNFKMPVCLQEEERTWDRCWMAEWVMTNGYDQYDDLNMHLEKLRVVQISRKECAKRVNQLSRNMICAWKEPGTNGICKVLTPAQPPPPSRYPITFWVPKLGVPSLHH
- the PRSS51 gene encoding serine protease-like protein 51 isoform X1, whose protein sequence is MLSALAGGKRLAILDWNDKKMFQLLIPLLLALKGHAQDDPENVQCGYRPAFPNSSWLPFHERLQVQNGEFPWQVSIQMSRKHLCGGSIIHRWWVLTAAHCFPRTLLDTAVVNVTVVMGTRTFSNIHSERKQVQKVIIHKDYKPPQLDSDLSLLLLATPVQFSNFKMPVCLQEEERTWDRCWMAEWVMTNGYDQYDDLNMHLEKLRVVQISRKECAKRVNQLSRNMICAWKEPGTNGICKGDSGTPLVCAIYGTQRLFQVGVFSWGIRSGSRGRPGMFVSVAQFIPWIQEETEKEGKAYTVISGSTRSSLVLSEHGFSLVTSDTSQEEQTISHTAVTTRSTRARSPSAPAASGHPSVLSTGHLL
- the PRSS51 gene encoding serine protease-like protein 51 isoform X2, coding for MLSALAGGKRLAILDWNDKKMFQLLIPLLLALKGHAQDDPENVQCGYRPAFPNSSWLPFHERLQVQNGEFPWQVSIQMSRKHLCGGSIIHRWWVLTAAHCFPRTLLDTAVVNVTVVMGTRTFSNIHSERKQVQKVIIHKDYKPPQLDSDLSLLLLATPVQFSNFKMPVCLQEEERTWDRCWMAEWVMTNGYDQYDDLNMHLEKLRVVQISRKECAKRVNQLSRNMICAWKEPGTNGICKGDSGTPLVCAIYGTQRLFQVGVFSWGIRSGSRGRPGMFVSVAQFIPWIQEETEKEGKAYTVISGSTRSSLHLWSICCGVASTLAPRS
- the PRSS51 gene encoding serine protease-like protein 51 isoform X4 — encoded protein: MLSALAGGKRLAILDWNDKKMFQLLIPLLLALKGHAQDDPENVQCGYRPAFPNSSWLPFHERLQVQNGEFPWQVSIQMSRKHLCGGSIIHRWWVLTAAHCFPRTLLDTAVVNVTVVMGTRTFSNIHSERKQVQKEEERTWDRCWMAEWVMTNGYDQYDDLNMHLEKLRVVQISRKECAKRVNQLSRNMICAWKEPGTNGICKGDSGTPLVCAIYGTQRLFQEETEKEGKAYTVISGSTRSSLHLWSICCGVASTLAPRS
- the PRSS51 gene encoding serine protease-like protein 51 isoform X5 codes for the protein MGTRTFSNIHSERKQVQKVIIHKDYKPPQLDSDLSLLLLATPVQFSNFKMPVCLQEEERTWDRCWMAEWVMTNGYDQYDDLNMHLEKLRVVQISRKECAKRVNQLSRNMICAWKEPGTNGICKGDSGTPLVCAIYGTQRLFQVGVFSWGIRSGSRGRPGMFVSVAQFIPWIQEETEKEGKAYTVISGSTRSSLVLSEHGFSLVTSDTSQEEQTISHTAVTTRSTRARSPSAPAASGHPSVLSTGHLL